The following proteins are encoded in a genomic region of Actinomadura sp. NAK00032:
- a CDS encoding TIGR03619 family F420-dependent LLM class oxidoreductase: MQIGFAVPGSGAWATPGNQVTVAQRAEELGYRSLWTLQRVLNPAGSPDRTYRGVPDPFVTLAYLAGHTARARLGVAVANLPFYAPPVLAKQAATLDRVSGGRLDLGLGLGWMPEEFAAAGAPMERRGARAEEYLAVLRGLWSGAPTEFRGEFHDVPPVVMEPPPVQSPLPVLLGGAAEPALRRAGRLSDGWVSSSRADLAVIGRSIGTVREAAEEAGRDAGALRFVCRGAVRLRPAGRAGRRPLTGSYEEIAADLEALAAQGVTEAFVDLNFDPEVTGPDADPGASLDRALEALEVFAPRG; the protein is encoded by the coding sequence ATGCAGATCGGATTCGCCGTGCCGGGTTCGGGGGCGTGGGCCACGCCCGGCAACCAGGTGACGGTGGCGCAGCGGGCCGAGGAGCTCGGCTACCGCTCGCTGTGGACGCTGCAGCGCGTCCTCAACCCCGCCGGGTCGCCCGACCGGACCTACCGGGGCGTCCCGGACCCGTTCGTCACGCTCGCCTACCTCGCCGGGCACACCGCCCGGGCGCGGCTCGGCGTGGCGGTCGCCAACCTGCCGTTCTACGCGCCGCCGGTCCTCGCCAAGCAGGCCGCCACCCTCGACCGCGTCAGCGGCGGGCGCCTCGACCTCGGCCTCGGGCTCGGCTGGATGCCCGAGGAGTTCGCCGCGGCGGGCGCGCCCATGGAGCGGCGCGGCGCCCGCGCGGAGGAGTACCTCGCCGTGCTGCGCGGGCTGTGGAGCGGCGCCCCGACCGAGTTCCGCGGCGAGTTCCACGACGTCCCGCCGGTCGTGATGGAGCCGCCGCCCGTGCAGTCGCCGCTGCCGGTGCTGCTGGGCGGCGCCGCCGAGCCGGCGCTGCGGCGCGCCGGGCGGCTGTCCGACGGCTGGGTCAGCTCCAGCCGCGCCGACCTCGCCGTGATCGGCCGCTCCATCGGCACCGTCCGGGAGGCCGCCGAGGAGGCCGGGCGGGACGCCGGCGCGCTGCGGTTCGTGTGCCGGGGCGCGGTGCGGCTGCGCCCGGCCGGGCGGGCGGGCCGGCGGCCCCTCACCGGCTCCTACGAGGAGATCGCCGCCGACCTGGAGGCGCTGGCCGCGCAGGGCGTCACCGAGGCGTTCGTCGACCTGAACTTCGACCCCGAGGTGACCGGCCCGGACGCCGACCCGGGCGCCTCCCTCGACCGCGCCCTGGAGGCCCTGGAGGTCTTCGCGCCGCGCGGCTGA
- a CDS encoding Lrp/AsnC family transcriptional regulator: MEEIDRQIMALLADDGRMSFTDLAKETGLSVSAVHQRVRRLQKRGVIRGFAAQLDSGQIGLPLTAFVSIKPIDPAAPDDAPDRLAHLQAIEACHSVAGDESYILKVRVASPNELEDLLQKIRAAANVATRTTVVLSTPWEARRPPL; encoded by the coding sequence GTGGAGGAGATCGATCGTCAGATCATGGCGCTGCTCGCCGACGACGGGCGGATGAGCTTCACCGACCTGGCCAAGGAGACGGGGCTGTCGGTGTCGGCCGTGCACCAGCGGGTGCGGCGGCTGCAGAAGCGCGGCGTCATCCGGGGGTTCGCGGCGCAGCTGGACAGCGGGCAGATCGGCCTGCCGCTGACGGCGTTCGTGTCGATCAAGCCGATCGACCCGGCCGCGCCCGACGACGCCCCCGACCGGCTGGCGCACCTCCAGGCGATCGAGGCGTGCCACTCGGTGGCCGGGGACGAGAGCTACATCCTCAAGGTGCGGGTCGCCTCCCCCAACGAGCTGGAGGACCTGCTCCAGAAGATCCGCGCCGCCGCGAACGTCGCGACCCGGACCACCGTGGTGCTCAGCACCCCGTGGGAGGCGCGCCGCCCGCCCCTCTAG
- a CDS encoding LacI family DNA-binding transcriptional regulator — MRQGPATIKDVAAAAGVGIATVSRVFSGGSVSAATRERVLAAAGELDYRPSALGRGLKLRRSGGIGLIVPDVTDPFRAELVAGVLSCARSLGEHVIVDAAHGDPSREAEIVERLVAQRVDGIIAVPAGTEADWRGAARVCSSVVFADRVLPGMADVPAVLADDAGGVRSLTEYLAGLGHRRIGFLGGAPGTPAGVRERAFRDTLAQLGVPVEEDLVVAARPARDAAYAAAAGLLQRRADVTAVLAAGHLLGEAAVLVARELDLRVPADVSIAMVDDVAWAELCDPPLTAVARSGHDIGYRACELLLREPARRGRGGPVLLPTELVVRGSCGPLRPARR, encoded by the coding sequence GTGCGGCAGGGTCCGGCGACGATCAAGGACGTGGCCGCGGCGGCGGGCGTCGGCATCGCCACCGTGTCGCGCGTGTTCTCCGGCGGCTCGGTGAGCGCGGCCACCCGCGAGCGGGTGCTGGCCGCCGCGGGCGAGCTGGACTACCGGCCGAGCGCCCTCGGCCGCGGCCTGAAGCTGCGCCGCAGCGGCGGCATCGGACTGATCGTCCCGGACGTCACCGACCCGTTCCGCGCCGAGCTGGTCGCCGGGGTGCTCTCGTGCGCCCGCAGCCTCGGCGAGCACGTCATCGTCGACGCCGCGCACGGCGACCCGTCCCGCGAGGCCGAGATCGTGGAGCGGCTCGTCGCGCAGCGGGTGGACGGGATCATCGCGGTCCCCGCCGGGACCGAGGCCGACTGGCGGGGCGCCGCCCGGGTGTGCTCCAGCGTCGTGTTCGCCGACCGGGTGCTGCCGGGCATGGCGGACGTCCCGGCCGTGCTCGCCGACGACGCGGGCGGCGTCCGGTCCCTCACCGAGTACCTCGCCGGGCTCGGGCACCGGCGCATCGGGTTCCTCGGCGGCGCCCCCGGCACGCCCGCCGGGGTGCGCGAGCGCGCGTTCCGCGACACCCTCGCCCAGCTCGGCGTCCCGGTGGAGGAGGACCTGGTCGTCGCCGCCCGCCCGGCCCGCGACGCCGCCTACGCCGCCGCGGCCGGGCTGCTGCAGCGCCGCGCCGACGTCACCGCGGTCCTGGCCGCCGGGCACCTGCTCGGCGAGGCGGCCGTGCTCGTCGCCCGCGAGCTGGACCTGCGGGTCCCCGCCGACGTGTCGATCGCGATGGTGGACGACGTGGCGTGGGCGGAGCTGTGCGACCCGCCGCTGACCGCCGTCGCCCGCTCCGGCCACGACATCGGCTACCGCGCCTGCGAGCTGCTGCTGCGCGAGCCCGCCCGGCGGGGCAGGGGCGGCCCGGTGCTGCTGCCGACCGAGCTGGTGGTGCGCGGCAGCTGCGGCCCGCTGCGGCCCGCCCGCCGCTGA